In a single window of the Carassius carassius chromosome 26, fCarCar2.1, whole genome shotgun sequence genome:
- the LOC132106112 gene encoding gastrula zinc finger protein XlCGF7.1-like, with product MAFIKEEKEDMDIEETFRVKHEDNEEQTDLMSPKRECPEFNEKEDEYQHEKHQDFKTGEKSFSCSQTEKTQKRAHKTADRSYLTCQQCGKSFKRFGNLKSHMRIHTGEKPYTCSQCETSFTFKETLSRHMRTHTGEKPHTCKLCGTSFSRKSSLKNHMRIHTGEKPFTCSQCERSFAHKQNFDVHMRIHTGEKPYTCKTCGKKFIRKSNLKSHMRVHSEEKPYTCTQCGKCFTYKNNLDVHMRIHTGEKPYTCQQCGKSFHEQANLNVHMRIHTGESPFTCQQCGKCFTQKGNLKKHMTIHTGKKPHKITILYIK from the exons atggcgtttattaaagaggagaaagAAGACATGGAtattgaagaaacattcagagtcaagcatgaagataatgaggaacaaacag acTTGATGTCACCAAAAAGGGAGTGTCCAGAATTCAATGAAAAGGAAGATGAATATCAGCATGAAAAGCATCAAGATTTCAAAACTGGAGAAAAATCATTTAGTTGCTCACAGACTGAAAAGACACAAAAAAGAGCACATAAGACAGCAGATAGAAGTTAtctcacctgccaacagtgtggaaagagtttcaaaagatttggaaaccttaaatcccacatgagaattcacactggagaaaagccttatACATGCTCTCAATGTGAAACAAGTTTTACTTTTAAAGAAACTCTTAGTAGGCACATGAGaactcacactggagaaaagcctcaCACATGTAAACTGTGTGGAACAAGCTTCAGTCGAAAATCAAGCCTTAAAaaccacatgagaattcatactggagagaagcctttcacatgTTCTCAATGTGAAAGGAGCTTTGCACATAAACAAAACTTTGATGTGCACATgagaatccacactggagaaaaaccttacaCATGCAAAACATGTGGTAAGAAATTCATTCGAAAATCAAACCTTAAAagccacatgagagttcacagtGAAGAGAAACCTTACACATGTACTCAATGTGGAAAatgttttacatataaaaataaccttgatgtccacatgagaattcatactggagaaaagccttacacctgccaacagtgtggaaagagttttcatgaacaAGCAAACCTAAATGttcacatgagaattcatactGGAGAAAGccctttcacctgccaacagtgtggaaagtgtttcacTCAAAAAGGAAACCTTAAAAAACATATGACCATTCACACTGGTAAGAAGCCACACAAGATCACAATTTTGTACATAAAGTAA
- the LOC132106159 gene encoding uncharacterized protein LOC132106159 encodes MADECLHSVQLELEAMGKQIRDLEVRQAQLRERRAALESSRADAHKSGVSIQRSANSPTTSTPYVSLHRPGAPRSRSSQMSFTATPGHHGPWVHPQRRTRAGSRATTSPPPAFDISIRNRFAPLRETGRDAVIIGDSIVRHIPAILKADESPRAFMLHAGVNDTTLQQTETLKRDFSSLIETVRSMTPAATIIVSGPLPT; translated from the exons atggcggatgaatgtctccactctgtgcagctcgagctcgaggccatgggaaagcagattcgcgacctggaggtgaggcaggcccagctgagagagcggagagccgcgctggaatcatcccgggctgacgctcacaagtccggggtaagtatacagcgatctgctaacagtcccaccacgtctactccgtatgtttctctgcacaggcccggtgcacccaggtcgcgatcttcccagatgtccttcactgcgacgccgggacaccacggaccctgggtgcatccacagcggaggacgcgagccgggtcccgggcgacgacttctccccctcctgccttcgacatctccatccggaaccgcttcgctcccctccgcgagacaggacgcgacgctgtgatcatcggagactccatcgtccgacac atacccgcgatcctgaaggccgacgagagccccagagcgttcatgcttcacgccggggttaacgacaccacgctgcagcagacggagacgctgaagagggacttcagcagcctgatcgagacggttcgcagcatgacgcccgcggcgacgatcatcgtgtcaggaccactgcccacgtaa